ATGAATGTCATCAATCTGTCACATGGGCCAATCATCGCGTTGGGAATGTTCAGCACCTTCATCTTGTTCATTCGCATGGGCATCAACCCCTATTTGGGCCTCATCCTGGTCGCAGTTTTGGGGTTGTTGCTGGGAATTTTAATTTACTTTATAGCTGTCCACCGGGTGATCAACGCGCCACACCTCTCTTCGCTTCTGGCTACATTCTCAGTCAATATGATTATCATTGGGATTGGAACAGCCGTCTTCACCACATCACCCTATAATGTAGATTTCAACCTGGGCAGCTTTCCATTAGGAAATACAACAATACTCGGTACTCGGCTGGTTGCTGCACTCATCGCCTTAGTGGTCACCGGTGGATTGTATTTCTTCCTGTATAGAACCCGCCCCGGAAAATATATCCGCGCAGTTGCCAATAATCGCTCCGCTGCGGAGCTGATGGGCATCCCATCTACAAGAATTCTGGCGCTCAGCTTTGGGATTGGAACGATGCTTGCCGCGATTTCGGGAGCCTTAATCGCTACTTTTTTTCCTTTCAACATTCTTTCAGGCGCCAACTACGAACTCAAAAGCTTCGTCATCGGCGTGTTGGGTGGCTTAGGGAATCCAGTGGGCGCGCTTTTTGGCGGGCTGATTCTGGGCATGCTTGAAGGCATCATCCCCGCTTTTCTGGAAACATCTTGGGTGCCAGTAATCGAGTTTGGTTTATTCGTTCTGATCTTATTGGTTCGCCCAAGCGGCCTCTTTGGAGCAAAAAAATGAAAAACTGGCGGAATCATCTCGGTCTTGTCGTCCCGTTGCTGGTGATTATAGGTATGGCTATCTGGCCCGCCCTATCGGGAAGTGTTTCGAACCGCGAGAGTATTTTTACCATTCTAAAAGCCATTGCTCTGGCCTCCAGCCTAAATATATTGCTGGGCTATACAGGGTATGTCAGCTTTGGGCATATTGTTTTCTACGGTTTTGGCGGTTATGTGGGCCTGTACCTGGTGAATGGTTTGGGATGGTCCATCTGGGCGGGGATGCTGATGGGCGGAATTGCATCAGCGATACTAGCTTATGTTTTGGGAAAAGCGATCTTGCGGTTACGCGGGGCATATTTTGCACTGGCTACCATCGGGATTAACGAGGCTATGAAAGCTTTTGTTAATAATTTTGACTTGTTCGGCGGGCCGATTGGCATGACCCTGAACTTCTCGGTGTATAAATCATACGGAGGGGCAGCTCAAGCATTAAATATGGCGTTTTATATCATGGCTGGTCTGACGGCCATTGCGCTCGTCATCAGTCATCTTGTGCGCACGTCAAAATTTGGCCTGGGTTTGCAAGCGATCCGCGAGGATGAAGATGCCGCCGAGGTGATGGGTGTCATTGCACCCAACGCCAAAACCTGGGCGTATGTACTCTCGGCACTGATACCGGGTATGGTAGGCGTGCTCTTTTTCTTCAAGAACGGCAATGTCGAGCCCCATGTGGCCTTCCCGCTGCACGCTTCGATTGAGTTACTCGTCATGGTGATGCTGGGCGGGCAAGGTACAGTACTCGGCCCGATCTTGGGCGCATTTGCCTACCAGGGAATGCGCGGTTATTTTGTGACAAGCGATTTCTTTAAGAATATTCAATTGTCTGTATCTGGCGTTTTATTGCTGCTCATCGTGTTATTTATCCCGGCAGGCGCTATTGGCTGGCTTCGTAATCGTGTGCCAGTACTTCGGAGGGTATTGCAATGAGTATTATTTTACAAGTAGAAGGCGTATCCAAGAACTTTGGCGGCCTTAAAGCGCTCTCCAACGTCACATTCGACCTCCCCGAAGGCCAGATCATGGGTCTGATTGGCCCCAACGGCGCTGGAAAGACCACGCTTTTCAATGTGATTAATGGCGTTTATCCGGCAAGTGAAGGCCGGGTTATGTTTCGTGGAAAAAATGTCACCGGATTAAAGACCTACGAAATGGCTCGCAAAGGACTGGCGCGGACACATCAAGTTGTTAAACCGCTCAATGAACTTACTGTACTCGAAAACGCAGTCGTTGGGGCATGTTTTGGCCGCCACGGCTACGGATTGCGCAAAGCTTCCGAGGTGGCGATGGAAGTGCTGCAATTCGTAGGGCTGGAAGAGCGCGTCGAACAACTGGCCGCCAGCCTGAATATCGCTCAGAAAAAACGCCTTGAATTGGCGCGCGCCCTCTCCGCCCAACCCGAAATCATCCTGCTCGATGAAGTTCTGGCTGGGTTAAACCCCTCCGAGATTGCCGCCATGGTCGAAACCGTACACAAGATTCGTGAACAAGGCACCACCATCATTATGATCGAGCATGTTATGGACGCGGTGATGAATGTTTCCGATCGCATGATTGTGCTTAACTTTGGTGCGCAAATTGCCGAGGGGACTCCCGATGAAATCAAAAATAACCCGCGCGTGATCGAAGCCTATCTGGGCGATCCCAAGCTGGCTGAAAAACTGATGCGGCAGCATGAGCAAGAGGTATAGCCATGAGTATTCTTGAAATCAAAGACGTGACTTCCGGATACGGTGAAGTCCAAATTCTCTGGGGCGCAACCATGTCGCTCGAACCCGGCAAACTTACTTCGCTAGTTGGGACCAACGGCGCAGGAAAAACCACCATGTTGCGCACCATCATGGGATTACTAAAGCCCTGGAGCGGTTCCATCCATTTCAATGGTGAGGATATTAGCAAACTCTCAGCACATGAAAAGGCCGCCCACGGGCTGATTCTTGTCCCTGAGGGCAGGCAACTCTTCACCGACATGAGTGTGGTCGAAAACCTTGAGATGGGGGCATCGCCGCCACGCGCGCGCCCACACATCGATAAAAATTTCAAACTGGTTTACGAAATGTTCCCACGACTTCTGGAACGCAAAAATCAAAAATCCGGCACTCTGAGCGGTGGCGAACAACAGATGCTCGCCGTAGCACGCGGCATTATGGGCGAACCAATCATCTTGATGATGGATGAACTCTCGCTGGGATTGGCTCCGGTGCTGGTGCTGGATCTATTTGAAGGGCTGGGTCGCCTCAAAGAGGCTGGCATCTCCATGCTCCTGGTCGAGCAAAATGTACAGATGGCGCTGGCAATTAGCGATTACGGGTTTGTATTATCACACGGCAAAGTAGAACTTCAGGGCACGCCGCGCGAACTTATCAATAATGAACATATCCAGGCAGCCTATCTCGGCGGCTAGCGGGAAAAATAGGTCATTCGTTTTTTATGATGACTATCACTAATCGCTCGGCTTATTTACCGGTATACTGAAAATAGCTCTTTGGGAATTGCCGAAGTTACCCCCAGATATAGGGGAAAACCCGTCATTCAAAAAGGAACTAAACAAAAAACAGGTTGAGAGTAGTTGCCTTTTTTCAATAAGGAGTAAACCATGTTAGTAGGCGAAAGAATGTCTCATCCGGTAATTACGATTGCGCCAGACTTACCCATCACCGAAGCGGTTAACCTGATGCGCAAGGAACATATTCGCCGTACACCGGTAGTTAAAGGCGGCAAACTGGTTGGGATTGTATCGGACAAAGACTTGCTCAACGCATCCCCCTCCCCAGCGACTTCCCTAAGTATCTGGGAAATGAATTATCTGCTTAGTAAAATCAAAGTAGAAGATGTAATGACAGCGGAGATTCTCTCCATCGATGTAGATACTCCAGTTGAAGAAGCAGCCCGCATCATGGCGGATAATAAAATCGGCGGCTTGCCCGTGATGAAGAATAACCGAGTTGTTGGCATGATCACTGAAACCGATCTCTTCAAAATTTTCCTTGAATTGATGGGCGCCAGAGAAAAGGGCATCCGCGTCACTGCCATGATCCCCGAAAAAGTTGGTGAGCTGGCAGATCTCACAAAGGCCATTGCAGAAGCCGGTGGCAACTTCATTTCATTTGGGCAAACCGCAGGTGAAGACCCCAGCAACCGTGAAGTCACATTTAAAGTTTCCGGCCTTGATGAAAGCAAAGTAAAAAAAGCGATTGATCCGTTTATTGAAAAAATTACGGACATCCGTCTCTGTTGCCCATAAAAATCCCTAAAATTTAGCAAAAAAACAGGGTGCGTGCAGCGTTATATGTTGCCCGCACCCTGTTTTTGCATTTACAGTATAATTCTCTACATGACAACTACCATCGTAGCACTGGATATTGAAACAACTGGATTGAATCCAAAATCGGATAGCATCACCGAAATTGGCGCGATACGCTTTCGTGGCAGCCGGATTGACGGCGAATGGCACAGTCTCATCAACCCCGGAAAGCGCATACCTTCCCATATCACACAATTAACCGGTATCACCGATGCAATGGTGCGCGACAAACCTTCGATCCACGAAGTGCTTCACGATCTGGTTGATTTTGTCGGCGATGCGCCCGTACTGGGACATAACGTGCGCTTTGATCTCGGTTTTTTGCAACAGCATGGAATTTTGCATTCCAACGAACCCCTGGACACCTACGAAATGGCCGCCGTATTGATGCCAAACGCCGGACGGTATGCGCTCGGCGCGCTGGCCCAGGCGCTCGGTATCATCTTGCCTGCCACACACCGCGCTCTGGATGACGCCAAAGTTACTCATCGTGTCTATCTCCAACTCTATGAAGCCGCTCTCGAACTACCCATCGAAATTTTGGGCGAAATTGTCCGACTTGGCGATGATATCGAAAATTGGGGGGGGTATGGGTTGTTTTTTGAAGTGCTGCGCGCGCGCTCGAAAGAAGTTATCCCTGCCCGCAAAGCACGCGGCGGATTCTTTGGCCCATTATTCAGCGCACAACAGCCACCCCCACAAACGCTCACGCCGCTTGAACCTACCATCCCCCTAGACAGCGACGAAGTTGCCTCCGTCCTCGAATACGGCGGAGAATTCTCAAAATTTTTTGAGAATTACGAACATCGCCCGGAACAAGTTGAAATGCTGCGCTCCATCAGCGATGCGCTTTCACAAGGTCGGCATTTGATGGTAGAGGCGGGCACCGGCGTAGGAAAATCGTTTGCCTATTTAATTCCGGCAGCGCTGTGGGCCTTGAAAAATGAGCATCGCGTGGTGATCTCTACCAATACCATCAACCTACAAGATCAGCTAATCAACAAAGATATCCCTGACCTGCAAGAAGCGCTAAATTTAAAAGTAGCTGCAACGGTGCTCAAAGGCCGCAATAATTATCTTTGCCCGCGCCGCCTGGAACAAATGCGCCGCCGCGGGCCAGATACGGCGGAAGAATTGCGCGTTCTGGCCAAGATCATGGTTTGGCTGCAAAGTGGTGGTAATGGCGACCGCGGGAATATCAACCTAAATGGCCCGATTGAGCGCGAAATTTGGGGCAAATTATCTGCCGCAGATGATGGCTGCTCTGCTGATAATTGTGTTAAACATACTGGGGGAGCCTGTCCCTTTTATCGCGCCCGCCAATCGGCACAAAACGCGCATCTAATTGTCGTGAACCACGCCCTCCTGCTGGCCGATGTCGCCACCGGCAGCCGCGTACTTCCCGAATATCAGTATCTGATTATCGATGAGGCCCACCACCTTGAAGATGCCAGCACCAACGCGCTCAGTTTCCGCGCCACACAATCTGACTTTATTCGCTTGCTGCGCGAATTGGGCAGCTACCGCACCGGAGCATCCAGCGGGCTTTCGGGCTTGATGGGACGTTTGTTGTCACTGCTGCACGACGGAGTGAGTCCCAGCGAGTATGCCGGAATCAGCCACCTGGTCGAGCGCGCCAGCGATCACGCCTTTCAACTGGAAAGCCTTTCGCGCGCTTTCTTTGAAACCATCGATCATTTTCTGTTCGAGCAACGCGAGGGCCAGGCAATTGGCCCCTACGCGCAGCAGGTACGCATTTTGCCAGGGACGCGCGTCCAGCCCGCCTGGTTGGAAGTTGAAGTTTCGTGGGAAGATACTCACCAAATGGCCACCGCCCTGCTTGGCAAAATTGAACAAATTGCTAAGGCAATTCACGATATTGGCGAGGCTGGTTTCAGCGATGTTGACGCGCTCGAAGAGCAATACCACGAAATTATAAACGCCTACAAACGATTGCGCGAATTAATCGAAAATGTGGAAGCGCTGGTTTTTGAGCCACAGCCCGAACAGATTTACTGGGCCGAAATTCGCGCCAACGGACGCGGCATTACCCTGCAGGCCGCCCCGCTGCATATTGGGCCGTTGGTGCAAGAACATCTCTGGCACGAAAAAATTTCCATGATTCTGACATCGGCAACACTGACGACGGCGGGCGAATTTGACTACTTGCGCGGGCGGCTCAGCGCCGAAGATGCCGAAGAACTGGCGCTCGGTTCTCCCTTCGATTACGAAAATTCTACACTGCTCTATATCCCTAATAATATCCCTGAACCGAGTGACCGCAACGGGCACCAGCGTGCCATCGAAAGCAGCCTGATACATCTTGCCAAAGCAACCGGCGGGCGTATGTTGGCGCTGTTTACATCGTATGCGCAACTCCAACGCACTTCACGCGCGATTTCATCGGCGCTGGGCGACGCGGGGATTCTGGTTTTCGAGCAGGGCGAAGGCGCTTCGCCGCATTCTTTGCTGGAAAGTTTCCGTGCCGCAGATCAGGCTGTTTTATTGGGGACACGCGCCTTCTGGGAGGGGGTTGACATCCCCGGAGATGATCTCTCGGTGTTGGTGATCGTCAAACTCCCCTTTGGGGTGCCCTCCGACCCGGTGATTGCTGCCCGCTCCGAGACCTTTGAGCAACCCTTCTACCAGTATACGATCCCCGAAGCGATTCTGGAGTTTCGACAAGGGTTCGGCCGCTTGATCCGCACCGAGTTTGACCGCGGTGTGGCTGTGATTCTGGACCGTCGCGTAATCTCAAAGAGCTACGGACGTTCCTTCGTCGATTCTCTCCCGCAATGCACCACGCGTGTTGGGCCATTGCAAAATCTTCCAGATGAAGCCACACGCTGGTTAAATTTGTAATTTTTTGTATGGGTCAATAGGAGCTTGAACAGTGAAACCAGCATCGTCATTCCGAGCGCAGCAAGCGTAGCGAGGAATCCCTTTGAAGCGGTTTGATTCATCACTCGTATAGGCACTTCTCAACATTCCGGTTAGGGATTCTTCACTCCGCTGCGCTCCGTTCAGAATGACGCGTCTTCAAGCTTTTGTCGACGATTTCATAATTTGTAAAGTTTCACCACAAAGGGACACAAAACTCTTATTAGCTATCTTCGTGCTTCTTTGTTTAGTATTTCCACACAGATGAAATATAAACTCCCCTTTCTCTTTTGCGTCTTCGCGCTAACAATTTCCCCCGTGAGCGCACAAATCCAGACCGAACCGCGCCTTGTATCTCTCTCATCCATCGGCGAGATGGGCAATATGCCATCCAGCCATGCAAGCCTTTCTGGCGATGGACGTTTTGTGGCCTTTCGCTCGGAGGCAAATAATCTGGTCGAAGGGGATACGAATACCTTGGCCGATATTTTCGTCCACGACCGGCTAAACGCAACCACCGAACGCGTTTCAATTTCATCCATCGGCGAGCAAACCGATGCCCCCGCCGAACAGCCCATGCTCTCAACGAATGGGCGCGTGGTTGTTTTTCAATCGACTGCATTAACGCTCGTTCCTGGGTTGGCACAAAGCGAGCACTACAGCCATATTTATGCGTATGACCGATTAACAGGCATCTCAGAACGCATTTCAGTCAACAACCGCGGCGAAAGCGGAAATGGCAATTCGCGCAACCCCAGCATCTCGGCCACGGGGCGTTATATAGCCTTTATGTCTCACGCCAGCAACCTGGTTCTGGGAGATACGAATGACGCCAGTGATGTCTTCATCCACGACCGCCTGAGCGGGCACACAACCCGCGTTTCGGTGGGCACACGCGGGCAGGAGGGCAACGCCGACTCCGGCGAGCAACTGGCGATCGCATCCGATGGGCATACCGTCGTTTTCTCATCGCAAGCCACAACATTGGCGACGTCTTTCGACAGCGAAATCCGTCTCTATTATCACAACCGCGTGACAGCCGAAACTTCGTATCTGAACTTTCCGGCAGATGGCCGTCAACGCGAGTTACTGCAAATCACCAGTTCCAGCGACGCGGTCACCTTTGTTGGCCTGGCGCAGCTTAACGCCAATACCTTCGAAATCTTGCTCTTCAAACCCTATAACTACACCGCCGAAAGCCTCGCCACCCTGCCCGCCAGCAGCGCCATCGGCCCGCAAATTGCCCTTTCGGGAGATGGGTTTACACTCATTTCAACCCAATCCGCGGAAAACAACAGCAACCAGATGCAGCAAGTTGACCTGCATACCACTGAAACCATTACGCTTACACCCGCCAATGTTGAATCCGTAGCTATCTCACAAGACGGACATTCGATTGCCTATGCGCAAAACGATGCTCGCGGCGTGGCGCAGATTTATCTGTTCGCCGAAGGGCAAGCGGGGCTTACCTTCAGCGGGCGAGTCACTGACGCGCTTGGCAGCCCACTGGGATTCGTAAATATCGCAACGTCAGATGGAGAGACTGTCTACACCGATGAGAATGGATATTTCTTCTTTGGCAGCCACCCACCCGGGGTTACAGTTCTGACTCCTGCCAAAGACGGGTATACCTTTGGGCCGCGCACCAGGTTAGTTAATATTGACGCCACCCTCGCCGACATCCACTTCACAGCCTATCCCGAAAATATCCTCGCTGAGGCAGCGAAAGACCTGGGAATGCCATATGCCGCCGAGCGTGGCGAAAGCGGCGCTTTCCACGGCTACGCAGCGGGCTATTGCACCGATCTGGTGCTGGACGCTTATACATGGGGGGCCGAATTCAACATCCAGGCCGCGCTGGAACAAGATTACCGCGCTCAGCCGGAGCATTTTTATAATTGGCGGGATGCCCGCAACGCCCACGATATGTGGCGCTATCTGAGTTATTCCGGGCAAATGCTGGCGCACGCGCTGCCCTATTTGCCGGGCGATATTGTCTTTTTCGACCTGAGCGAAGATGGCGAGATCGATCATGTGAGTCTGGTTTCGGAGATTGATGAGCAAAATCGTCCCTTCCAGATGTACGATGCCACGGGAAAGATCGCTGATAACCCCGATGGGCTGGCAAATGAATTACGCTGGGTTGAATTTCATGAACGCACCGTACGCGGTCACGCCCGCTGGTCAGGGCTGTTTGAGCCAATGGTGCCAGATCTGCCCGGCGAGATGTATCTACAGGCCGCGTTGGGCTCTGCCGTGGCGGAATTACGCCTGATCGACCCGCAGGGGAACAGCCTAACCCAGACACAACGCGACACCCGCGGCGGCACGTTCGTTGACCTGGGTTGGGAGCAAAGTGTGAGCGTGATCTCGCCCCTGGAGCTTGGTGAGAATTATATTGTCGAGCTTCATAACCCCGACGCGGAGACAGCCGTGTTCACTTTCTTGGCCCACACCATCCAGGACGGTATTGTGACTACACGCGTGGACCACAAAGCCGCGCTTGCACCTGACGAAACGCTGCTGCTGCGGTTGCAACTCTCGCTGGATGAAGCCGGGCAATTGGCGTTAAGCATGCCGGAGTTGGAAACTGAATGAAGGAAGACGGAAGGCAGAGGGTGAATTGCAGACTTTGCCCGTTCCCAGTCTTCAGTCTTCGGTCAAATAAACCATGAAACGAATCATAGCATTTACTTTCCTGTTGATCGCCCTTAGCGCCTGTACGCGTTCCTCGACAGGTGAAGTTGCGCTGTATACCACGCCCACGCCGGATGTTAGCGCAATTGCCGCGGTGGAACAGAGCATTCAGCAAGTGATCCAGGATGAGGGCGAAAATGTACTCGCCTTCATCGTCGCAGAAATCAGTGTTGAGAATATCCGTATCTCACAAGATGGGCTATACGCAGTTGGCTGGCTGATCCCGATTGACCCGGAAACAAATATTCCTGTGCCCATCGAGCCGGGTCTGGTGCTGCTGCAAAAAGATGCGACCGACTGGCGCGTCTGGATGCCCACCACACCGGGCTGGTATGAGATGCTTGCCATCATCCCCGATGAAATTCTCTCCGAGCGGCATAAAGAAGTCTGGGCAAAGCGCGTTGGCGCTCAAATTGAAGCCGCACAACCTGCCGCCGCGCTGACCGGCTACAAATTGCCCTGGGAGGCTGGCATCAGCCGCTATCTCACCCAAAGCACCTGCCACGACCAATACACACCCAGCGGCAACGCACATTACGCCTTCGATTTCTCAACCTACGGCGAGCTGTGGAATATCTACGCGGCCAAAGGCGGAATTGTGTGGTTGTGGAAAGACGATATCCCCACCTGCTACGAATATACCTGCTCCGACACGCAGCCTCTGGGCAATTATATGGTCATCAAAGATACCAGCACTAATCCGGTCAGCTACCAGCTTTATCTACACCTTAAGCAAAACAGCATCCCTGCCGAACTCAAAACCCTAGGCACATCCATAGCACAAGGACAATTTATCGGCAATGTGGACAACACCGGGCAAAGCTGGGGGCATCATCTGCACTTCCAGGTGCAGGTTCCGTTGTACGGTGAAAACTACTATTGGGGACGCTCCATCGATATTGTGTTCGATGATGTGGATATCAACGGGGGCAGGCCGCGCCTCAAAAGTAGTTGGTGCGATGACGAAGCCTATTGCACCTTCCCCGGCGATGTGTGCAACGATTTCCGGGCAACATACACTTCCCAAAACACAATCGTCGAAGATGGGCCAATATTGATCTATTTCCCGTTCATCACGCGATAAAAGACGGATGACCGGAGACTGGAGACGGGGCCGCGCCCATTCCGCATTCAGCATTTCCAATGCACATCACCCTCCTCACCAGCACTTACCCCCGCTTTTCCGGTGATGGGGCCGCGCCCTTTGTGCAATCCATTGCCGAGGGATTGGCGAAATTAGGGCATCAGATTGATGTAATTGCACCCGATGATATTCTGGTCGCCCCTTACGAAAACAGCGCGCCGATCACAGTACACCGCTTCCGCTATTTTTGGCCGCGCCGTTGGCAGATCATGGGTCACGCCCGCGCCCTGGCCGGAGACACACGCCTGCGCCCGGCAACCTACCTGCAATTGCCATTTTTTTTGTTGGCCGAACTCATCACCTTGCTGCGCGTCACTAAAATTCAAAACAGCGATTTCATCTATGTCCATTGGGTGCTGCCCAACGGCCCGGCGGCGGCGCTGGCGGCAAGAATTCGGCGCATTCCTCTGGCGATCAGCTTGCACGGTTCGGATATTTACGTGGCAAACAAGCGCCGCATCTTTGGCGCAGTGGCACGTTGGAGTTTTCGACAGGCGCGCTGCGTGACGGCTTGCAGCCCCGAACTGCGTGATGCGGCGCGCAAACTGGGAGCGCCGGACGAAACGCGGCTCATGGCCTGGGGCGTAGACCCGGAGCGATTCCACCCTCAAGCAGTCCGCGCAGACTTGCGCTCAAAGTTCAATCTCCCCGCTGAAACGCAGATCATTGCCGCGCTGGGACGGCTGGTACCCAAAAAGGGCTTTGATATATTGCTACGCGCCTGGGCATTGCTTGCGCCCGAATTCCCCTCGGCGCGCCTGCTTATCGGCGGCGAGGGAGAACAGCACAAATATTTAGTTGCGCTGACCGAAGAATTAAATATCCAAGATAAAGTAGTTTTTGCGGGGCAAATTCCCTGGCATAAAACCCCATCGTTCCTGACACAGGCTGATATTTTTGTACTCCCCTCGCGCCAGGATTGCTTTGGCAATCGCGACGGCCTACCGACAGTTTTACTGGAAGCAATGAGTTNNNNNNNNNNNNNNNNNNNNNNNNNNNNNNNNNNNNNNNNNNNNNNNNNNNNNNNNNNNNNNNNNNNNNNNNNNNNNNNNNNNNNNNNNNNNNNNNNNNNGCAATCCCATCAACGGCGATTTGTTCAATCTCATGATCGGGAAACTCTTCAGCCAATTTTTCTTTTGCCTCACCATCGGCTTGTGTATCGCCAAATTTTTGCAGAATGATCGCACCATTGCATACATAATAACCAACATAGCCCGCTGCGAATTCGTTTATGCCATATTTCGTATTTATATCCCAGGGGGTATCCAAAATAACAGTTTTCAGGCGGCGTCCCTGGGCATCTGCAGCCGATCCCAAAACGTCGATATTCTCGCGTGTGATTGGGTAATCATACGAAGATTCATCAATATCGCGGCTCACCACCACCGTTCCAGGCTTTGCAAAACGGGCGTAAAAATCGGTATGTCCATCCGTAATATCTTTACCCTTAATGCCTTTTAACCAAATAATCTTGTCTAGCCCTAGCAGCTCTTTAAGCTCAGCTTCAACTTCAGTCTTACTCTTACCTGGGTTTCGATTGTCGTTGAGAATGCAACTCTCCGTCATAATTGCAGTTCCTTCGCCATCTACCTCAAAACAGCCCCCTTCGAGAACCAGGCTAGAAGAAATACTATCTACGCCAGCTTCCTGTGCCACAAAGTTGGCAACTTTGGCATCGTGCTGATAGTCTTGATCTTCCCCCCAACCATTGAAATTAAAATTGATCGCTGCCTTTTCTCCCTCATCACTAACCACAAATACCGGGCCGGTATCACGCATCCAAAGATCATTCATCGTGAATTCAATCAAATCAATTGGGTAATTATGCGAATCCAGCCCGCCAATTAGCTCAACTGCAATCTCGTAATCTTGCCTTCCCACAAGCATAGATACCGGTTCATATTTAGCAATGGTTTTCGCTATGCTGGCTAAATTACGCTGCACCTCAGGCACCTGCCGTGTACCCCAGATGTCGCGACTAGCGATAAAGGCCATCCAAGTGCGTTTATGGTGGAATCCTTCATCAGGCAGATACCATTGATTGTTGGCGCGAGACGTAGCCCCTGCGGTATATACTGACAACAAAGCACCGCCTCCAAACAGAACCCCCGACTGAATAAATTCTTTTCGAGATAGTTTCATTTAAATTTCCTTTCGGGGCGGGAAATTTTCATAAGATTCGATCTTCGATTTCCCAGGCATGGTCGAGAATATGCCAGACTACTCGCCGCACAAAGTAGCGCGGCTTCCAGATTGCGCCGCCACGCGGCCCTTTTTCGGGAAGCCCTTCATGAACTGAAATTTCAAAAGCTCGTAATATATCGTGTCGAGTTTTATCCATTTCATCGACAGTGTATTTTTCACCTTTCCAGGCAAGC
The window above is part of the Chloroflexota bacterium genome. Proteins encoded here:
- a CDS encoding branched-chain amino acid ABC transporter permease, yielding MQQINLLLTSLPDGILLGFVYGVVAMGLTLIWGVMNVINLSHGPIIALGMFSTFILFIRMGINPYLGLILVAVLGLLLGILIYFIAVHRVINAPHLSSLLATFSVNMIIIGIGTAVFTTSPYNVDFNLGSFPLGNTTILGTRLVAALIALVVTGGLYFFLYRTRPGKYIRAVANNRSAAELMGIPSTRILALSFGIGTMLAAISGALIATFFPFNILSGANYELKSFVIGVLGGLGNPVGALFGGLILGMLEGIIPAFLETSWVPVIEFGLFVLILLVRPSGLFGAKK
- a CDS encoding DEAD/DEAH box helicase — its product is MTTTIVALDIETTGLNPKSDSITEIGAIRFRGSRIDGEWHSLINPGKRIPSHITQLTGITDAMVRDKPSIHEVLHDLVDFVGDAPVLGHNVRFDLGFLQQHGILHSNEPLDTYEMAAVLMPNAGRYALGALAQALGIILPATHRALDDAKVTHRVYLQLYEAALELPIEILGEIVRLGDDIENWGGYGLFFEVLRARSKEVIPARKARGGFFGPLFSAQQPPPQTLTPLEPTIPLDSDEVASVLEYGGEFSKFFENYEHRPEQVEMLRSISDALSQGRHLMVEAGTGVGKSFAYLIPAALWALKNEHRVVISTNTINLQDQLINKDIPDLQEALNLKVAATVLKGRNNYLCPRRLEQMRRRGPDTAEELRVLAKIMVWLQSGGNGDRGNINLNGPIEREIWGKLSAADDGCSADNCVKHTGGACPFYRARQSAQNAHLIVVNHALLLADVATGSRVLPEYQYLIIDEAHHLEDASTNALSFRATQSDFIRLLRELGSYRTGASSGLSGLMGRLLSLLHDGVSPSEYAGISHLVERASDHAFQLESLSRAFFETIDHFLFEQREGQAIGPYAQQVRILPGTRVQPAWLEVEVSWEDTHQMATALLGKIEQIAKAIHDIGEAGFSDVDALEEQYHEIINAYKRLRELIENVEALVFEPQPEQIYWAEIRANGRGITLQAAPLHIGPLVQEHLWHEKISMILTSATLTTAGEFDYLRGRLSAEDAEELALGSPFDYENSTLLYIPNNIPEPSDRNGHQRAIESSLIHLAKATGGRMLALFTSYAQLQRTSRAISSALGDAGILVFEQGEGASPHSLLESFRAADQAVLLGTRAFWEGVDIPGDDLSVLVIVKLPFGVPSDPVIAARSETFEQPFYQYTIPEAILEFRQGFGRLIRTEFDRGVAVILDRRVISKSYGRSFVDSLPQCTTRVGPLQNLPDEATRWLNL
- a CDS encoding CBS domain-containing protein, translating into MLVGERMSHPVITIAPDLPITEAVNLMRKEHIRRTPVVKGGKLVGIVSDKDLLNASPSPATSLSIWEMNYLLSKIKVEDVMTAEILSIDVDTPVEEAARIMADNKIGGLPVMKNNRVVGMITETDLFKIFLELMGAREKGIRVTAMIPEKVGELADLTKAIAEAGGNFISFGQTAGEDPSNREVTFKVSGLDESKVKKAIDPFIEKITDIRLCCP
- a CDS encoding ABC transporter ATP-binding protein: MSIILQVEGVSKNFGGLKALSNVTFDLPEGQIMGLIGPNGAGKTTLFNVINGVYPASEGRVMFRGKNVTGLKTYEMARKGLARTHQVVKPLNELTVLENAVVGACFGRHGYGLRKASEVAMEVLQFVGLEERVEQLAASLNIAQKKRLELARALSAQPEIILLDEVLAGLNPSEIAAMVETVHKIREQGTTIIMIEHVMDAVMNVSDRMIVLNFGAQIAEGTPDEIKNNPRVIEAYLGDPKLAEKLMRQHEQEV
- a CDS encoding branched-chain amino acid ABC transporter permease translates to MKNWRNHLGLVVPLLVIIGMAIWPALSGSVSNRESIFTILKAIALASSLNILLGYTGYVSFGHIVFYGFGGYVGLYLVNGLGWSIWAGMLMGGIASAILAYVLGKAILRLRGAYFALATIGINEAMKAFVNNFDLFGGPIGMTLNFSVYKSYGGAAQALNMAFYIMAGLTAIALVISHLVRTSKFGLGLQAIREDEDAAEVMGVIAPNAKTWAYVLSALIPGMVGVLFFFKNGNVEPHVAFPLHASIELLVMVMLGGQGTVLGPILGAFAYQGMRGYFVTSDFFKNIQLSVSGVLLLLIVLFIPAGAIGWLRNRVPVLRRVLQ
- a CDS encoding ABC transporter ATP-binding protein — encoded protein: MSILEIKDVTSGYGEVQILWGATMSLEPGKLTSLVGTNGAGKTTMLRTIMGLLKPWSGSIHFNGEDISKLSAHEKAAHGLILVPEGRQLFTDMSVVENLEMGASPPRARPHIDKNFKLVYEMFPRLLERKNQKSGTLSGGEQQMLAVARGIMGEPIILMMDELSLGLAPVLVLDLFEGLGRLKEAGISMLLVEQNVQMALAISDYGFVLSHGKVELQGTPRELINNEHIQAAYLGG